The Calditrichota bacterium DNA segment CTCCCGGACATTCCCCGGCCATGCGTAGTGGGTCAAAACCTGAAGGGCCTCTTTTTCAATAACCGGCAGCTTTGTTCCCATACTGGCAGAAAAATACCGCAAGAAATAGTCAACCAAAAGGGGAATGTCACTTCGGCGTTCTGCCAGACTCGGCACAGTCAGCGAAACCACATTCAAGCGGTAGTACAAATCCTCCCGGAAATGACCCTTTTTAACCTCCTGCTCAAGATTTTTGTTCGTTGCAGCAATGACCCGCACATCCACGCGCACGGGCCCGGTTCGACCAATCTTGTCGATTTCGCCTTCCTGAATCACCCGCAGCAATTTGGATTGTGCCGACAGCGGAAGCTCCGTTACTTCATCCAAAAAAATCGTTCCCTTGTGAGCCACCTCAAACAGACCCTTTTTCTGCGCACTGGCTCCCGTGAATGATCCGCGCTCAAAGCCAAACAATTCACTTTCGATCAGATTGGTGGGCAAACTGCCGCAATTAATGGGAACGAAATTTTCAAATCGCCGTTTGCCCAGATAATGAATGTTGGTAGCCACCAGTTCTTTTCCCGTTCCGGAAGCTCCCCGAATCAACACAATGGCTTCATTCTGGGCACAGGTTTCGATCTGTTCACGGAGTTTCCGGATGGGAGCCGATTTCCCAATAATTTTTTTCCGTTCCAGAATATTGGCAATGGATTCCTGCAACCTGCGATTGGAGCGCAGGCGGTCCTTTTCCAATTTTTTCTTTTCGTACGCATTCAAAATATTCAAAATAAAATCCGTGGGCTGGTAAATGTACTCCTCAATATCCCCGGGATATTTGGTGCAGTACCACATCGCCCCCGCTTCAATGAGTTTATTGGCAAATTCAAAGTCGGTAATATTGACCGTCATTTTCGTGACCACGATAATCTGGAGCGTGGGGTCGATTTCTTTGATCCTGCGAATGAGACTTTCGCCCCGCAGTCCCCCCATGATCTGAAAATCCATGATCACCACATCGTAGAGCCGGTGATTCTTTTCCAGCAGCTCCACAGCCATGCGCCCGTCCGAAACCACTTCCCGGATGTGGATATTTTTTTCAAACGGTCGCAACGTGTTATGGATGCGCTTCACATCGTAATCTTCATCTTCAATCAATAATAGATTAATGCTTTCGTTTAGATTCATTTTTCACCCGTGGTTTCAACTCTTTAATATGGCTATTCATTCGGAATACTCACAATAAACTGACATCCCTTTTCAGGCAGATTTTCCACATCCAGGGTCCAACCGCAGCGCTGACGTGAAATTTCGTACGCAATGTAGCATCCGTACCCCGAATTATTGCTGCTGTCTTTGGTGGAAATATTCTCGAGAAAAATCCGCTTGACACCTTCCTCGTTTTCTTCCAACAAATCGGGCCGAATACCCTGTCCGTCATCAGAGACAAAAATCTTCGACACCTTTTCCTCAGGAATAAATTGGGTGCGAATCGTAATATTTAGGTTTCCATCGCCACCGTGATCAATACTATTCTGAATCAAGGGCTCAATAATTTCCCACGCCACAAACTCGTTCACGTGAACCACAGGCAGTTTTTCATCCAGTTCCAGATGAAATTTAACGCGGTTGCTGTTCCGGGAAATACGCAGGAAAATGTACGTCACAATAAATCGAATCAACTCGTTAAGATCCGTACGAAACATGGGATTGCGAATGGTCTGAATGGGCGGGTCGTACCACTTCATATCGTAAATGACCCGGGAAATAAAATTGGCGTACTTGGTTACCCGGTATTTTACATCTTCCATATTTTTTTCGTTAAGAGAACGTAAATCTTCCTTGATAAAACCCATCACTTTTTCGGCCTTATGGTGGGTGTGGTAGATTCGCTTCGCAAAAAGGG contains these protein-coding regions:
- a CDS encoding sigma-54-dependent Fis family transcriptional regulator: MNLNESINLLLIEDEDYDVKRIHNTLRPFEKNIHIREVVSDGRMAVELLEKNHRLYDVVIMDFQIMGGLRGESLIRRIKEIDPTLQIIVVTKMTVNITDFEFANKLIEAGAMWYCTKYPGDIEEYIYQPTDFILNILNAYEKKKLEKDRLRSNRRLQESIANILERKKIIGKSAPIRKLREQIETCAQNEAIVLIRGASGTGKELVATNIHYLGKRRFENFVPINCGSLPTNLIESELFGFERGSFTGASAQKKGLFEVAHKGTIFLDEVTELPLSAQSKLLRVIQEGEIDKIGRTGPVRVDVRVIAATNKNLEQEVKKGHFREDLYYRLNVVSLTVPSLAERRSDIPLLVDYFLRYFSASMGTKLPVIEKEALQVLTHYAWPGNVRELQNVVQRLLLMRSEEVRATQVKSALGLLNTDVGSHHSQPWKEWSSQNMVTWREMEQRIQREYFQFVRKNTQSDAEAARILGLAPPNYHRMCKRLGLK